TTAGAGTTTTGATAGCTTCAAATCTATCCTGGTCCGGCGTTGTTTTCCCAACTTAGGGCACTGAGTGCCACGTGAATCATGAACCTTTAGGGTACCATGATGCATACGGGCAGGGGTAAACACCAAATGCGTACGGTGGACGAGTAGCAAATTatgtcttcaacaacactggATAATATATACATCGCTGGGAATACAATGTATTTTATGCAGCTGTATACTTGAAACAGCGTGGAAACTATAGCGCTGCGtatttcttattttcccttcattttcttttcttttcttttttttttttgcggTTGCGCTAGGTCTGCGATTTATGTTTTTATACACGACATAGAGATTCAGAATACTAGGCAACCGCAAGAGCAAGCGAGGAAAGGGGctggaagagaggaaaatgtcTCTAGATGTAGAATGTTGCGCTAGAGTCGGGAGACGACTGTAGATAGTCGGCAGAGCGTAGGCTTCTTAATGCTGGGTATGAAACCATACCCAATATCTAAGCTAGAGATagtggttgttttgggtCGTCCTTGTCTATCCTGTGGGAGTTCGCCGAGATAATCCGACGTGTATCCCTTCTCCCATTCTCAATGTACAACTGCAACTGACTAGAGATAACTGAATCATCTCACTGTATGAATTCGCTACAAAAACGTGTAGGAGCATTGTTCCCGTAATATTGTAATGACCGAGATCAATTTGACCAAAGAGGGTATTAAGGACAGCGTAGATACAGAGCAGTTGTCCCCTGAAATATGGACAGGGCACCAATATATTCGTGAAGTCCGTGTCATTGTGAGTAAAAGTATCTTCGTTTAATGAGGCTTGGCCAGGAACTATGAAGCCTAATATGAGTTTAGAATGTAAGGAAAAGGAAGTCCAGAGTTGACTACTCTGCTATGGATTTCAAGTCTTCGTGGCAGAAATCTGTGGAGCCATGCCTTCAGATAGGCTTTCAGAGCTACGGTTCCTGGTAAGAAAGGCAAATATACCGTGATATTTCCACGGTTGGACCGAGCCCCAAGCATTTGCCGAGTCAGTATGCCAATCCTATACCTCGGGTGGACCACGAATACTGACCCATTGAGCTAGACAGAACTTATTAATCGTCAGGTTCGTGGAGATACGCTAACGGGTACCTATTATTAACAGTAACATATTTGGAGTAACCTACATCCTGAGGGCCCGCGCAAGGACTGTTGTGCAGGGTTCCATTATTATCGACTTGTTCCATCCTGACAGAGGCTTTTCCATACGAAGAGGGAGCTATGAGGCGAAAGTACCCTGGACCCTCCTCGTAGTCTAGATATCGAGAGCACGTGGTGAGCTCATTTAGCCTTGTTACGTAAAAAGCTTCCTCGTTAACGGACAAAAACCCACCACGCAAGAATAACTTCGGTTGTGATCGAGGTTATACTTCGTAGGAACAATGTTAGAAACTTCTGAGTTAGGGAGTAGGACATTAGTTGAGAGCGAACCCCTTATAAGCTACAGTGAGCTCTGGAATCTGCTGGTATAAGTGCTTCGCCAGGCTGACTTCTTTCATTCCATATACGCAATACCCTAAAATCCTGATTTGGGGAAATTGCAGGCATATATCTAGTTCTTCACCCCAAATGAATTAGAAACCAGTGCGGTGGATCTATTTAGGCAATTATATGTTTTTTCTCTGAAAGTGTATAATAGCACATACCTGACTACTACTCAAGAGCTTTAGCTAGGAGATCCCACCTATACAACCTTTCAATAACGAAAACATATATATTGCTTTACTAAATCATGATCTTCCATTCGAAAGCCCTTAGCAACACAGAAATCGTAacaaatatatcatagaAACTACATAAAATCTTCAGAATTGAAGTATAAGTACCCTTCATAAAAGTTCACTATAAGCAATTCAGGGCCCAGCAAACTTAATTGCTGATAAAGGAGTCCTGCTATATTAATGTTCTCCAGAGTGGGTCTGAAAGGGTCAAGATTCGACAACGCTTTAGTGGAGACGCCATGCAACAATCCCGAGCCAACCatatctcttctttggcGCAGGTTGACCTGGTTCTCTTCCTTAACTGAGTCTTGGTATCTGCATCTCGGACTTGCGGATTTAATCTCTCGGAAAACGTGCCACGAATCCGTAAACTCTGACCTCAGTGTCTGCGACGTTATGCATACTCGAGTCAAAATATACACTGGCAAAATACCGGTACGGTAATACTTACCGAAGCAAAAGCCGAGTCCATCCTACACAGAAACAAAGGACGTGGACAGATATAGAGCATCTCAAACAATTCATAACACCGTAAAGATTCAGTGTCCCACAGGCCTCAGTTCCAaatcttcatatccactgaTATTGTCATTTTCGGCATATCCTCGACTACCATACGCCACCCAAAGAGCGTGCGGTCTGGACCGTGGTGGGAATGCCCACCCTCCACCGTCCTCGGTAGGACTTATAAGCCTCGTTGATGGGAAGGTATGGTACCACCGGAAGCTGAGACACGCGAAGAAGATTCCAATTATAGTGGCGCTCATGATGTCCCACCCGGCATGCATGTAGTCTGAGTAGCGGGTCGCACAGATGCAAAGGGCAAGACCAACAGGAATGGTGGCAATCAAGAGGAGATATAGAGGCGGCGCGGCTGGCCGTGAAGTTAGTGGGTATGCTGGGGGTCCGTTCCTGGTAAGTGCGGAGTGTCCGGTACGATGAGACGGCGGGATGATTGCAAATTTAGCGCAGAGCCAGAGTgagagatagagaaggcCTGCCCAGGCGAAGGAGGAGTGTCCCGATGGGAAAGCTGCAAATCCATCTTTGATAACAGCAGCGTCTGTGTTCTGACAGATACTGGCGCGGACTAGAACTGCGGCTCCTTCGCGTCTCAGACCTAAGCCGCCGGCTAGATGGGCGGAGATGTTGGAAAGGTCGGGGTCGCATCGGGCCAGGAAATCAGGTCGAGGCTTTCCGACGATATCTTTCAGTCCTAAGACGACGAAAAAGGCGCCAGCAAGACTGAGGCACAGACCGAGCCAGCCTACATGCCATTCCCAGAGACGGCGCTTCCAGGGGCTTAATTCACGCGTTCCATGCACTGATGCGGTGATTGTCGAGGTCGGGATTAGGAGGCTGAGAACCATGATTATGACAGCCGGGACGGCTAATGCAATGATTCCAACCACGGTGATAGAGAATGTATCCGAATATAAAGGATACGATATGTTGGGATCGTCTAGGGAGAAGACATGTTGACTTCCGGTTATCTTGTACAATATGCCTCCTATTGCTGCCAGCACGCTGGAGAAAAATGACATTAGTATTAACGAAATACATAGAACGCTAATATGGAGAGACAAACATAACAACTATCCAGTCAAGAATGTACGAAGATATCGTAAGCTTCGACGTGCGGTTAGAGCCCGAGACACTGCTATGTTGATTATCAGTAGCGAATGACATAGTGATGCGAAAACAACCCGGTTTTCATAAATGGGAGACAGGATACAGAATAGGAAGAAGGTAAAGACGTCTAGACAGCTACTATAAAAGCGATCCATGGCGATACCTTGGCCCATCGCGCTAATTGTGCTTCACACCAGGCAGCAACGAAACTGGAGGGTCCATTTAATTAACATTTGTAGAGGAATAGCCTGGTCAAACTGATAGATAAGCCACATGGACAGACCACAACGGGTGACAACGAATCATGCTTTCAGCGAGAGATAATTAACGAATGTAGGATGGAGTGTGGGGATTTCTTTCGGCTATTTTTTACCCCCGTGAACTTCTAAGATTTATGGGTTGCTGATCTGATGCCTCTTTTGTTGCTGCGCCACCCAGGTAAGGGGCTCactcttcatcaacatccccaGGGAAGGCAAACGTTTAGCTTCAACCTAGCGCTTCTTGGTGAAGCTTAGCATGCCAAGCTATGGAGAGATTTATCACTAGTTCTTTGCTGGAATGTATCTGACCGAACCAAGAAATACTTAGGTAAGTCGTAATAAGACCGCAGCAGAGATTGGCGGTTATGGGAACTTTTTGCAAGAGCATCAGGTCGATGCCTAAAGTTAAATCTTAAAATTAGATACGGTCACATAAGAGACCCGATAAATTTAGGTGGAAGGCCTAAATTAATGTACGTTATAATAGGCTCTCAGCGCCTAAGCACTGTGGCCTCTTGAGAACTATTTAGTGTCTGTCTCATGCAGTGCCCCTGATACACGGGATCTGTTCTCTCCGCAGCCAAATTATTATAAATCTTTTTGGCATGCTCTGGCCGATGTGTTGACTCATAATCAATATGAACAAATGCCCGGTCGACATTCGGTAAGGTCTCAAAGTTGTTCTGCGAATCCATCACAACATCCACTTCGACAATGAGACGCCGGCCAGCATGGTTCCACCGGAAAATGAGAACAGCTCGGGTTGCAGTATGGTCGGTCATTCAAATATAGATGACCACGTTTAGGATGTCTGAGTCGGTACTGACGCCGATAAGAAGCTTGCATTCTTCAATGGACGTGCATAGCCAGAGTAACCCCATCGGGTCAATCCACCAGTGAATCTCCACCCACCAACAGGAGTCAGGATTCCGAAGCCACTAATGAACAGATCATTGCGATGGTCTTCCCACAAGATGCAGACCTGAGAGTACTTTTTCTATGAAGCTCAGCTGTACAAGAACAAACCGAATTTGACACCGAAAGCAATGCTGACCGCAATGACGAACGGAAGGTAGAAAGCTGACTATCCGCCTTGGGTAAGCTCTTGACATGAGAAGGCTATCAGGATCAGGGACACAGCCATCacgatgaaggagaagtatatGTTTCCGATGTTTTCAATTCGAGCCTTGCCGGCAGGATATTGGGGTGTATTGCCCTATTTGGCAGGGCGATCGCACATCATCAAAGTGACATTTGAGACATGATCGAAGATGGAGTCTGCCATCGTAGTGAAAGGAGAGAGCTCCAATGGAGACCCTGGGCTATTATCGACCTTGCACCAGCCGGGGAGGAAATGGTTCCTCCCGAGAGTTAATAAAAGTTTCCTTCTATGGAAGCAAGTTGGAATGCCCGAATTAATGTGATCGGCCTTTGGACGTCATTATTGGGATCTAGCTCtcttcattgatatacctcTGTTCATGAGATAATACTGACGAGCATTCTGGTTTTGGAGAATATGAGGATGTTAGAATAATCTTGGCAACCATGCATTACaaggaaatatataaatagtaagGCAGCCCACGCATTTGAATCAACAAACTTGGCATTGCAGCTGGAAGAAACACGACAATCGGTCCCCAATTCGTTCAGATCATATCTAAACACTCTCCCGATGTAACTCTACAAGATTGACCGCGCTATTCGATGCCCTTTCCTGGGCCCTCCTACTATACTCGACAGTATAGGTCATCGTTTGCGAGATTTTGCCACTGGTACCCGGAGCACTTGGTCTCGTGGCCTTACGTGCGTCAGATTCACCAGCAGAACCACCCATTATTCCAGGGAAGAAGCGGACCAACACGGCCCTGGCTGCTGGTAAGCACGCGCAGACCACTGCAACCTGACATTCAATGACCGACCAGACGTTTATTGGTTGTAACTCGACTATCGTGAAGCTAGTTAACCTGGGAAATGGGAGAAACAGAGGTTCGTTGCTAGTTCACATACCAGTTGGGTTCTTGTTCCAGCGGTTATACCAGAAAACAACGACTCGGAGAATTCCAACAATAGTGAGGCTGGAAGTGGGAATACTTAGCTTGGAAGAGAATAAGTATTTCAGTAATGCTGGCCACTACTCACACCAACCCCATAGCAAACATAACACCAACTCCTAGTTTCTTTCGCGCGCTGAGATTTAGTTTCATCACCTCGTACACTGGCATCGCGACCATAACAGCGTCGACTGCAATGTTGACGAAGCTATTGGCGAAGGTTGCTGCAATAAAGTCTATAcattttccttgttcctcCTTTGCCCATCCTGTCCAAGCCAGATGGACTGGGGTGCACCGAAGACCGTCAACCAGAACCCAGGTTACTGCGATTGCGGCGTTGAGGCCGATAATAGTATATGCTGTGTAGCGAAATGCTGTCGACTGGAAAATTCGCAATAGGAATAGACACACGGAGATCTTGGCGAGGGATATCTGAATTTTGTATAACAAAACATAGATATAGAAGATCTGAGAATGAGATGAGCATTTTCCCTGAACGTTATAGGAACGACTTACCTTCATTATCTCTGTTATTTCTCCAAACGGCGTGATGTCCCAGATGTCTTTCCCGAACCCATGATGGATCACTGAATGGATTAGTTACCTGATGCTACCCATAGAAATAAACATTGCGACTAACTCGACACATTCAATGAGAATACAGTCACGGCCAACATCTTATTGGGTGTTAGAAAACCAGGCATTATTGTAGTGAAGTAGGCCAGGTAACAGTCTGACATATGCCACAATAATACTATAATCATCCCACCCCCAACTCCCACTGATACGCATATACTTAGCGCATATCCGGGTAACAAAGAGGATTGTCGCAAGGCATAACGGAATAATGAGAGCGGGATCTGCGGCGGGGCGTCCGTGATGAGTGGGGAGGTTGCACTGCTGAGACTGTAGCCGTTTGGCAGCTGTACATTGTTCAGTttgaaggaagaaaggaaaagccatATGGTCACATACTGAACGATTCCTTGACCGTACAATTTGTAAGAACACACTGTTCCCAAGCAGACTGATACCGATGATCGGTGCAAAGACACGTCGAATTCGTATCAACACAGGTTGAGTTATTTTGCTGCAGTGTGCTTTGCTCACAGGTGACCTGCTATGGCGTTAGGGATTGTCTTCCAAGTTCAAAGGCACCGAAGCGAACCGCGCATTGTGGAAGGACTTCTGTTGTTGTATTGGCAGCTACGACCAAGGTCGCCAACAGAAGTGAGGAGAATATCGATCCCCGAAGGGATACCATTTTGGTTCGTGTTGTAGAGGGTTGGTATGATGTAGATAATGTGATGCTACATTGCTAAATAGGGGGATGGGGAGAGATAAAATGCAGCTGCGAGATAAGCTCGAGGGGTCCAGGAAAGGCCCCTCAGAGTAATACATGTTCAGGATATAGGGTCCACTTCGCACACGACAGGCCCAAGCTTTGGCCCAAAAGCTTTTATGTTTTGCGTATGGCGAGAGTAGCTAGCCCCGGAAACTGATTGTCATCCAGGGACGATATGTGTCGGTGGATGGTACAAACTCTGGCCACTGGTTGCAGATCAGGGTCACAAACCATGGAACTTAGTTTGCGTTAGTTTTGAACACCGAGATTCTCACCCTTAGACCATCTCGTCCGGCCAAGTGTTACCCACAGCCTGACGTTTAGTTGCATAACACACCTACTTAGTGTGCTATGTGGATTGCACAGCTTCATATTACTGCCAGACGGCTATACACAGATAGTGATCTAATACGTTTGGAATAATTCCTGGAAAGTTAATATCGGTTAGCGTGAACTCACCACTCGCCCCTGCATATGTAACGAACCAGTTCAGCGATAGAAACCATTGATGTAGGCCCAGAACGTGGCAAATCCACATACCACCAGACCGGATCGACCAATTATATCCATcaagttgaaggaaatcCGAGTTTAACCTCGTGTACGTGCCGATCGCTATCCGCTGTAGTCGTTCAACGCCACTCAACACATAAACCTACAGGCTGAAGGGGGACCCCCACGTAGATTGCGTCTTAGTCCCACTCAGACGGACCAGTCCTCCAGTGGATGACAGCCTCGGATGTTGACAAAATTCATTAGAACTGCCGTTGACCCACCTACAAACGGACTATTGAATTTTAGACTGGCAAATAGGCCCGGATTATAAGCTTCTTGTGCCAGCAATTTCGGCCCCACTTTCATGGGTTTTGCCAATCCCGTTTAAAGTGTAAGATAAGTCAGGATATGTATTGGGTAATGATCCACCCACAGCCAGACAAATCCACAGTCACGTTTTTAATTGGAGACACAGACAATCCCCTGCTGAACATTCTTAGCTGTGATAAACACGGAAGCATTCGAGCCATTGTATGTTTGGTGCTGGTTAGACATCGCTGTTAGACAGTATCTCCGTTAGTTAGTTGACCAAAAGAGGCCAAAGGGCAATAGGTTGAGGTAGTCGAATAAGTAATCATAAATAAGAAAGCCTGTCTATACACTCCCCAAATTCTTTCTATGAGAATGATTGCGCTAcataattttttttattaatatgTATTGTCCTATAACTACTATTTCTGGCCGACTAGATTGCTATACAATCGAATAAATGCGCGGTATTTGTTTAAAAGTGCATACCTACTGCAAGGTTAGAAATATATGTATTTGAGA
This window of the Aspergillus oryzae RIB40 DNA, chromosome 8 genome carries:
- a CDS encoding phosphatase PAP2 family protein (predicted protein); this translates as MVLSLLIPTSTITASVHGTRELSPWKRRLWEWHVGWLGLCLSLAGAFFVVLGLKDIVGKPRPDFLARCDPDLSNISAHLAGGLGLRREGAAVLVRASICQNTDAAVIKDGFAAFPSGHSSFAWAGLLYLSLWLCAKFAIIPPSHRTGHSALTRNGPPAYPLTSRPAAPPLYLLLIATIPVGLALCICATRYSDYMHAGWDIMSATIIGIFFACLSFRWYHTFPSTRLISPTEDGGGWAFPPRSRPHALWVAYGSRGYAENDNISGYEDLELRPVGH
- a CDS encoding uncharacterized protein (predicted protein) yields the protein MADSIFDHVSNGNTPQYPAGKARIENIGNIYFSFIVMAVSLILIAFSCQELTQGGYIAFGKKYSQVCILWEDHRNDLFISGFGILTPIHWWIDPMGLLWLCTSIEECKLLIGVTVLIFRWNHAGRRLIVEVDVVMDSQNNFETLPNVDRAFVHIDYESTHRPEHAKKIYNNLAAERTDPVYQGHCMRQTLNSSQEATVLRR
- a CDS encoding uncharacterized protein (predicted protein), with protein sequence MKVSRSYNVQGKCSSHSQIFYIYVLLYKIQISLAKISVCLFLLRIFQSTAFRYTAYTIIGLNAAIAVTWVLVDGLRCTPVHLAWTGWAKEEQGKCIDFIAATFANSFVNIAVDAVMVAMPVYEVMKLNLSARKKLGVGVMFAMGLV